The following coding sequences are from one Candidatus Borkfalkia ceftriaxoniphila window:
- the lon gene encoding endopeptidase La, whose protein sequence is MAKTKKKSVYPMVALRGKVVFPDTVSSFDVGRLVSLTAVSRASEQQNMTLFVCAQRDMTKDDIKPEDVYTVGTVVTIRQIAKLASNNLRVNVEGTFRAKAEEVYEEDGCFYALVSELPAVHGDEMLEEAYFRTAQDVMKDIQSGDARFPKEGVALLEKINDADVYINNAMTYLHVKNEVKQQILEIVNVVDRLKTFERCLNDELEIAKLEKKISSMVRQSIDKNQKEYFLREQLKAIHTELGDDENEKEELTKAITDKHMPAEIEEKALKEIARMDKMPPSSPEFTVIRTYLDWLCDLPWTEETKDTESLTDAKKILDEDHYGLEKVKTRITEYLAVLQLTKSMNAPILCFVGPPGVGKTSIARSVARALGRKFVRMSLGGVKDEAEIRGHRRTYVGAMPGRIIYAMKSVGSINPVFLLDEIDKISSDMRGDPASALLEVLDPEQNATFRDRFLEVPYDLSKVLFITTANSVDTIPAPLLDRMELIELNGYTLEEKKEIAKRYLVPKKRTENGLHDGIFEIEDDAIVTLIENYTMEAGVRNLERQIGSICRKIAVNYAEDRNIGKQTITSARVEELLGAKRYLSDLRKLDDNEVGAATGLAWTSVGGTTLTIEVSAMPGKGDIQLTGKLGDVMKESARAAISYIRAHADKYGIAPDAFSTTDIHIHVPEGATPKDGPSAGITMATAILSAFTAKPVRKDVAMTGEITLRGKVLPIGGLKEKVLAAHRIGIQNVIIPQENEKDVDEIPESVRKDMHFIPATEVDTVFSSAIVGL, encoded by the coding sequence ATGGCTAAAACAAAGAAAAAAAGCGTTTATCCCATGGTCGCGCTCCGCGGCAAGGTGGTTTTCCCCGATACGGTTTCCAGTTTCGATGTGGGCAGACTCGTCTCGCTCACGGCGGTTTCGCGCGCCTCCGAACAGCAGAACATGACGCTCTTCGTGTGCGCCCAGCGCGACATGACCAAGGACGATATCAAGCCCGAGGACGTGTATACCGTCGGCACCGTCGTCACCATCCGTCAAATCGCAAAACTCGCCTCCAATAATCTCCGCGTCAACGTGGAGGGTACGTTCCGCGCCAAGGCGGAAGAAGTGTATGAAGAGGACGGCTGTTTCTACGCGCTCGTTTCCGAACTTCCCGCCGTCCACGGCGACGAAATGCTCGAAGAGGCATATTTCCGCACCGCGCAGGACGTGATGAAGGACATTCAGTCGGGCGATGCGCGCTTTCCCAAAGAGGGCGTGGCGCTTCTGGAAAAAATCAACGATGCGGACGTGTATATCAACAACGCAATGACCTATCTGCACGTAAAAAACGAGGTCAAACAGCAGATATTGGAGATCGTCAACGTAGTGGACCGCCTGAAAACGTTCGAGCGGTGTTTAAACGACGAGTTAGAGATCGCCAAACTCGAAAAGAAGATCAGTTCCATGGTGCGCCAGAGCATCGACAAGAACCAGAAAGAATATTTTCTCCGCGAGCAACTCAAAGCCATTCACACCGAATTGGGGGACGACGAGAACGAAAAGGAAGAACTGACCAAAGCGATCACGGACAAGCATATGCCCGCCGAGATCGAGGAAAAGGCGCTCAAAGAGATCGCGCGCATGGATAAAATGCCGCCTTCGTCGCCCGAATTTACCGTCATCCGCACCTATCTCGACTGGCTGTGCGACCTTCCCTGGACGGAAGAGACCAAGGATACCGAAAGTCTGACCGACGCCAAAAAAATTCTCGACGAAGACCATTACGGTCTGGAAAAAGTCAAGACGCGCATCACCGAATATCTTGCCGTGTTGCAGTTGACAAAGAGCATGAACGCGCCCATTCTTTGCTTTGTGGGGCCTCCGGGCGTGGGCAAAACGTCCATCGCGCGCTCGGTCGCGCGGGCGCTCGGCCGAAAATTCGTGCGCATGAGCCTGGGCGGAGTCAAGGACGAGGCGGAGATCCGCGGTCACCGCAGGACGTACGTGGGCGCGATGCCGGGGCGCATCATCTACGCGATGAAGTCGGTCGGCAGTATCAATCCCGTATTCCTTTTGGACGAGATCGATAAAATTTCCAGCGATATGCGCGGCGATCCCGCCAGCGCGCTGTTGGAAGTCTTGGATCCCGAGCAGAACGCGACGTTCCGCGACAGGTTTTTGGAAGTTCCCTACGACCTTTCCAAAGTGCTTTTCATCACCACTGCGAACAGCGTGGATACCATTCCCGCGCCGCTTCTGGACAGAATGGAATTGATCGAACTGAACGGCTACACGCTGGAAGAGAAAAAAGAGATTGCAAAACGCTATCTCGTACCCAAAAAACGCACCGAAAACGGTTTGCACGACGGAATTTTCGAGATCGAGGACGACGCGATCGTCACGCTCATCGAAAATTATACCATGGAGGCGGGCGTCCGCAACCTCGAACGGCAGATCGGTTCCATCTGCCGTAAGATCGCGGTCAATTACGCGGAAGACCGCAATATCGGCAAACAGACGATCACCTCCGCGAGAGTGGAAGAATTGTTGGGCGCCAAGCGCTATTTAAGCGATCTGCGCAAATTAGACGATAACGAAGTGGGCGCCGCGACGGGGCTCGCCTGGACGAGCGTGGGCGGTACGACGCTCACCATCGAAGTTTCCGCCATGCCCGGAAAGGGCGATATCCAACTGACGGGCAAACTGGGCGACGTGATGAAAGAGAGCGCCCGCGCCGCAATCAGTTATATCCGCGCGCACGCCGATAAGTACGGCATCGCGCCCGACGCGTTCAGCACCACCGATATACACATTCACGTGCCCGAGGGCGCCACGCCCAAGGACGGGCCGAGCGCAGGCATCACCATGGCGACGGCGATCCTTTCGGCGTTCACCGCCAAACCCGTCCGCAAGGACGTGGCGATGACGGGCGAGATCACGCTGCGCGGCAAAGTTCTGCCCATCGGCGGGCTCAAAGAAAAGGTGCTCGCGGCGCACCGCATCGGCATACAGAACGTCATCATTCCGCAGGAAAACGAAAAGGACGTGGACGAAATACCCGAAAGCGTGCGTAAAGATATGCACTTTATTCCCGCTACCGAAGTGGATACGGTATTTTCCAGCGCGATCGTGGGCCTATGA
- a CDS encoding helix-turn-helix domain-containing protein — MNKNSIEFKLIQSRLRETIEYSNYTLQEISIRTNISLSTLKGYMTEDRLPNLKRFFTLCTVLNISSDKILKIK; from the coding sequence ATGAATAAAAACAGTATTGAATTTAAACTGATTCAGTCCAGGCTCAGAGAAACAATCGAATACAGCAATTATACTTTACAAGAGATTTCGATACGGACAAATATTTCTCTTTCGACCTTAAAAGGTTATATGACCGAGGACAGATTGCCGAATTTAAAGCGGTTTTTCACGCTTTGCACTGTATTGAATATATCTTCCGATAAAATTTTAAAAATCAAATAA
- the gltA gene encoding NADPH-dependent glutamate synthase: protein MPNMSLKKNEMPAQAPDVRNKNFKEVALGYTAETAVDEAKRCLNCKHKPCVGGCPVKIHIPDFIAKVAEGKFEEAYQIIQKSSSLPAVCGRVCPQETQCEQKCVRGVKGEPVAIGRLERFVADWHNEHSCDLPVKAQPNGHKVAVVGSGPAGLTCAGDLAKRGYDVTVFEALHLAGGVLVYGIPEFRLPKAIVQKEIDNLNALGVKVETNMVIGKVLSVDELMDEFAFEAVFIGSGAGLPRFMNIPGENLKDVYSANEFLTRVNLMKAYKEDARTPIAHAKKVAVVGGGNVAMDAARCAKRLGAEEVTIVYRRSEAELPARREEVEHAKEEGISFKLLTNPVRILEGENGFVGGMECVEMELGEPDASGRRSPVVKENSEFTMDVDCVIMAIGTSPNPLIKSTTKGLETQRWGGIIADENGQTSREGVFAGGDAVTGAATVILAMGAGKTAAEAIDEYIKNKK from the coding sequence ATGCCCAATATGTCTTTGAAAAAAAACGAAATGCCCGCGCAGGCACCCGACGTGCGCAATAAAAACTTCAAGGAAGTGGCGCTCGGCTACACTGCCGAAACCGCCGTGGACGAGGCCAAGCGTTGCCTGAACTGCAAACACAAGCCTTGCGTCGGCGGCTGCCCCGTCAAGATACATATTCCCGATTTCATCGCGAAAGTCGCGGAAGGAAAATTCGAAGAAGCGTATCAGATCATCCAAAAGTCCAGTTCTCTGCCCGCCGTGTGCGGGCGCGTCTGCCCGCAGGAAACGCAGTGTGAGCAGAAATGCGTGCGCGGCGTCAAGGGCGAACCCGTCGCCATCGGGCGGCTGGAACGGTTCGTCGCCGACTGGCACAACGAACATTCGTGCGATCTGCCCGTCAAGGCGCAGCCGAACGGACATAAAGTCGCCGTCGTCGGCTCGGGCCCCGCGGGGCTGACCTGCGCGGGCGATCTCGCCAAACGCGGCTACGACGTCACCGTGTTCGAGGCGCTGCACCTCGCGGGCGGCGTGCTCGTGTACGGGATCCCCGAATTCCGTCTGCCCAAAGCCATCGTGCAGAAAGAGATCGACAATCTGAACGCGCTGGGCGTCAAAGTGGAGACCAACATGGTCATCGGCAAGGTGCTCTCCGTCGACGAACTGATGGACGAGTTCGCTTTCGAGGCGGTATTCATCGGCTCGGGCGCGGGATTGCCGCGTTTCATGAACATTCCCGGCGAAAATCTCAAAGACGTTTATTCCGCAAACGAGTTTCTGACGCGCGTGAATCTGATGAAAGCGTATAAAGAGGACGCGAGAACGCCCATCGCGCACGCGAAAAAGGTCGCGGTCGTGGGCGGCGGCAACGTCGCGATGGACGCGGCGCGCTGCGCAAAGAGGCTGGGCGCGGAAGAAGTGACCATCGTCTACCGCCGCAGCGAGGCGGAACTTCCCGCGAGAAGGGAAGAGGTGGAGCACGCCAAGGAAGAGGGCATCTCCTTTAAACTTCTGACCAATCCCGTGCGCATCTTAGAGGGCGAAAACGGCTTTGTGGGCGGCATGGAATGCGTGGAAATGGAATTGGGCGAACCCGACGCATCGGGGCGCAGAAGTCCCGTCGTCAAGGAAAATTCCGAGTTCACGATGGACGTGGACTGCGTGATCATGGCGATCGGAACTTCTCCCAACCCGCTCATCAAATCCACGACGAAGGGACTGGAAACGCAGCGTTGGGGCGGGATCATTGCCGACGAAAACGGGCAGACCTCGCGCGAAGGCGTATTCGCGGGCGGCGACGCGGTAACGGGCGCCGCAACGGTCATTCTCGCCATGGGCGCGGGCAAAACCGCCGCCGAAGCGATCGACGAATATATTAAAAATAAAAAGTAA
- a CDS encoding sulfide/dihydroorotate dehydrogenase-like FAD/NAD-binding protein, which yields MYKIIRKKELNPTVTLMEVEAPFVARKAEPGQFIILRVDEEGERIPLTIADYNREKGTITIIFQIVGGTTERLNRLGEGDCIQDFVGPLGTASHVEGLKKVAVIGGGVGCAIAYPVAKKLHELGAVVHSIVGFRNRDLVILEKEFRSVSDVYKMMTDDGSYGEKGLVTDALKALIESGEQYDEVIAIGPVVMMKFVSLLTKQYDIKTVVSMNPIMIDGTGMCGGCRLTVGGKTKFACVDGPDFDGHEVDFDEMMKRATVYKEFELHEREKACNLFSKEVK from the coding sequence CCGTCACGCTCATGGAAGTGGAGGCGCCGTTCGTCGCGAGAAAAGCCGAACCGGGGCAGTTCATCATTTTGCGCGTGGATGAAGAGGGGGAGCGCATCCCCCTGACCATCGCGGACTATAACCGCGAGAAAGGGACGATCACCATTATATTCCAGATTGTCGGCGGCACGACCGAGCGGCTCAACCGCCTCGGCGAGGGCGATTGCATTCAGGATTTCGTGGGACCCTTGGGCACCGCGTCGCACGTGGAGGGACTTAAAAAAGTCGCCGTCATCGGCGGCGGCGTCGGCTGCGCCATCGCCTATCCCGTGGCGAAAAAACTGCACGAACTGGGTGCGGTCGTGCACAGCATCGTCGGTTTCCGCAATCGGGATTTAGTCATTCTGGAAAAGGAGTTCAGATCCGTTTCCGACGTCTATAAGATGATGACCGACGACGGCTCTTACGGCGAAAAAGGACTCGTCACCGACGCCTTGAAAGCGCTCATCGAAAGCGGCGAACAGTATGACGAGGTCATCGCCATCGGGCCCGTCGTCATGATGAAATTCGTTTCCCTGCTCACCAAACAGTACGATATCAAAACGGTCGTCAGCATGAACCCCATCATGATCGACGGCACGGGTATGTGCGGCGGCTGCCGTCTGACTGTGGGCGGCAAGACCAAATTCGCCTGCGTGGACGGTCCCGATTTCGACGGTCACGAGGTGGATTTCGACGAAATGATGAAGCGCGCCACGGTGTATAAAGAATTCGAGTTGCACGAGCGAGAAAAAGCCTGCAACCTCTTTTCCAAGGAGGTGAAATGA